The following coding sequences are from one Thermoflexus hugenholtzii JAD2 window:
- a CDS encoding anthranilate synthase component I family protein: MRRLIRRTMPADLWTPIGLYQALSPEGPSFLFESVEGGAYLARYSFIGLMPRRVYRVDGWRMEERGPEGCRLYDLRQVHPFAVWREALEALAPEAALEPLPRFIGGLAGYLGYEMAAFFDRVPRAPGDALAFPDAILMQVETLLVFDHVTQTLTLFALAEPGAEGEAEARLTALERRLRDPVPAPSIPTSTPAAGASWKTRVDAGRFREMVRAAQAYIAAGDAFQIVLARRWSRPIAAPPFAIYRTLRRLNPSPYLFFLNLPGLGRNGEDLALIGASPEMLVRVEGGEVTLRPIAGTRPRGRSPEEDQALEQELRADPKEQAEHVMLVDLGRNDLGRVCDYGTVRVEEFMVVERYSHVMHLVSTVRGRLRPGCDALDALAAAFPAGTVSGAPKVRAMEIIAELEGEARGPYAGGVGYFDPRGNADWCITIRTVMVQGDIAMVQAGAGVVADSIPEREEEETRNKARAMQLAVDLSHGADGR; this comes from the coding sequence ATGCGACGCCTGATCCGGCGGACGATGCCGGCGGACCTCTGGACGCCCATCGGGCTCTACCAGGCCCTGAGCCCGGAGGGGCCCTCGTTCCTCTTCGAGAGCGTGGAGGGCGGGGCCTATCTGGCCCGCTATTCGTTCATCGGCCTGATGCCCCGCCGCGTCTACCGCGTGGACGGATGGCGGATGGAGGAGCGCGGGCCGGAGGGATGCCGCCTCTATGATCTGCGTCAGGTCCACCCCTTTGCGGTGTGGCGGGAGGCCCTGGAGGCACTGGCCCCGGAGGCCGCTCTGGAGCCCCTGCCCCGCTTCATCGGGGGGCTGGCAGGCTACCTGGGCTATGAGATGGCCGCTTTCTTCGATCGCGTGCCCCGCGCCCCCGGGGATGCCCTCGCCTTCCCGGATGCGATCTTGATGCAGGTGGAGACCTTGCTGGTCTTCGACCACGTGACCCAGACCCTCACGCTGTTCGCCTTAGCCGAACCCGGCGCCGAGGGCGAGGCGGAGGCGCGGCTAACAGCCCTGGAGCGCCGCCTCCGGGATCCGGTGCCGGCCCCGTCCATCCCAACGTCCACCCCCGCCGCCGGGGCTTCTTGGAAGACCCGGGTGGATGCCGGGCGGTTTCGGGAGATGGTGCGGGCGGCCCAGGCCTACATCGCCGCCGGCGACGCCTTCCAAATCGTCCTCGCCCGCCGCTGGAGCCGTCCCATCGCCGCCCCACCCTTTGCCATCTACCGGACGCTGCGGCGCCTGAACCCTTCCCCCTATCTCTTCTTCCTGAACCTGCCGGGCCTGGGGCGGAACGGGGAGGATCTGGCGCTGATCGGCGCCTCCCCGGAGATGCTGGTGCGGGTGGAAGGCGGGGAGGTCACCCTCCGCCCCATCGCCGGGACGCGCCCCCGCGGCCGCTCCCCGGAAGAGGATCAGGCTCTGGAGCAGGAGCTGCGGGCCGATCCCAAGGAGCAGGCGGAGCACGTGATGCTGGTGGATCTGGGCCGCAATGACCTAGGGCGGGTGTGCGACTACGGGACGGTGCGGGTGGAGGAGTTCATGGTGGTGGAACGCTATTCCCACGTGATGCATCTGGTCTCCACGGTGCGAGGGCGGCTGCGGCCGGGCTGTGACGCCCTGGACGCCCTGGCGGCCGCCTTCCCGGCGGGAACGGTCTCCGGGGCCCCCAAGGTGCGGGCGATGGAGATCATCGCCGAGCTGGAGGGGGAGGCGCGAGGGCCCTACGCCGGGGGCGTGGGCTATTTCGACCCGCGGGGGAACGCCGACTGGTGCATCACCATCCGCACGGTGATGGTGCAGGGCGACATCGCGATGGTGCAGGCCGGCGCCGGGGTGGTGGCGGATTCCATCCCCGAGCGGGAGGAGGAGGAAACCCGCAACAAGGCCCGGGCGATGCAGCTGGCGGTCGATCTGAGCCATGGGGCGGATGGGCGCTGA
- the trpD gene encoding anthranilate phosphoribosyltransferase: MIREAIAKLVRREDLTLEEAEAAMGAIMQGEATPAQIGAFLIALRMKGETIPEIIGCARAMRRAMQRVPYEGVAVDTCGTGGDGARTFNLSTAAAFVVAGAGVPVAKHGNRAVSSPSGSADLLAALGAALTLTPEQAARALREVRFAFLFAPAFHPAMKHAIGPRREIGVRTVFNILGPLCNPAEVPYQVMGVFDPTLVEPLAEVLGALGSRRAFVVCGVGNVDEVTPAGPARVAEYADGRVRSWIFDPADYGIPRAPLEALRGGTPEENAQRLRRLFQGKENGPLRAAVLLNAAFALRAAEQVEDLREGLARAEEALEGGAALAVLEDYVAFTQRGAQET, translated from the coding sequence ATGATTCGGGAAGCGATCGCCAAGCTGGTGCGACGGGAGGATCTCACCCTGGAGGAGGCTGAGGCGGCGATGGGGGCGATCATGCAAGGGGAGGCCACGCCGGCGCAGATCGGGGCCTTCCTGATCGCCCTGCGGATGAAGGGGGAGACCATCCCCGAGATCATCGGATGCGCCCGGGCGATGCGCCGGGCGATGCAGCGGGTGCCCTATGAGGGGGTTGCGGTGGACACCTGCGGCACGGGCGGCGATGGGGCCCGCACCTTCAACCTCTCGACGGCGGCGGCCTTCGTCGTCGCCGGAGCGGGGGTGCCGGTGGCCAAACACGGCAACCGGGCGGTCTCCAGCCCCAGCGGCAGCGCCGATCTCCTGGCCGCCCTGGGCGCGGCCCTCACCCTGACCCCTGAGCAGGCCGCCCGCGCCCTGCGGGAGGTCCGCTTCGCCTTTCTCTTCGCCCCCGCTTTTCACCCGGCGATGAAGCATGCCATCGGCCCCCGCCGCGAGATCGGCGTCCGCACGGTCTTCAACATCCTGGGCCCCCTCTGCAACCCGGCCGAGGTCCCCTATCAGGTGATGGGCGTGTTCGACCCAACCCTGGTGGAGCCTCTCGCGGAGGTCCTGGGCGCGTTGGGCAGCCGGCGGGCCTTCGTGGTGTGCGGGGTGGGCAACGTCGACGAGGTGACCCCGGCCGGCCCCGCCCGGGTCGCCGAATACGCCGACGGCCGGGTCCGATCCTGGATCTTCGACCCGGCCGACTACGGGATCCCGCGGGCGCCCCTGGAGGCCCTCCGGGGCGGCACGCCGGAAGAGAACGCCCAGCGGCTGCGGCGGTTGTTCCAGGGGAAGGAGAACGGCCCGCTGCGGGCGGCGGTCCTCCTCAACGCCGCCTTCGCCCTGCGCGCCGCGGAGCAGGTGGAGGACTTGCGGGAGGGACTGGCGCGGGCCGAGGAAGCCCTCGAGGGCGGAGCGGCCCTGGCTGTCCTGGAGGACTACGTGGCCTTCACCCAGCGAGGCGCTCAGGAGACTTGA
- the rho gene encoding transcription termination factor Rho — protein MDMEQAQVQVPILDFDYIHLESKTLDELRDLARSLKIPSYSRLKKQDLIMRLLQAKAEQQGYAFGGGTLEIVEDDSLGMIGFLRVNPNFLPSPNDIYVSQSQIRRFGLRRGDFVVGQIRPPKETEKYYSLLRVEAVNGLDPEQARQRPRFEELTPIFPNQMFDLETDPKNLTTRLINLVAPIGRGQRGLIVSPPKAGKTTVLKNIANAISTRYRDVHLMVVLVGERPEEVTDMDRSVEAEVVHSTFDEPPENHIKVAELALERAKRMVEGGKHVVILLDSITRLTRAYNLVVEPSGRTWTGGLDPAALYPPKRFFGAARNIENGGSLTILATCLIDTGSRMDDVIYEEFKGTGNWELHLSRKLAERRLFPAIDIERSGTRREELLLDPDTLEKVWLLQRMIARMMAPPPDGGGYDLTQVMESLLGALGKTRSNAEFLARIKKGDWS, from the coding sequence ATGGACATGGAACAGGCGCAGGTTCAGGTTCCCATCCTGGATTTCGATTACATCCATCTGGAATCCAAGACCCTGGATGAGCTCCGTGATCTGGCCCGCTCCCTCAAGATCCCGAGCTACAGCCGCCTGAAGAAGCAGGACCTCATCATGCGGCTGCTCCAGGCGAAGGCGGAGCAGCAGGGTTACGCCTTCGGCGGCGGGACGCTGGAGATCGTGGAGGACGACTCCCTGGGGATGATCGGCTTCCTCCGGGTGAACCCCAACTTCCTCCCCAGCCCCAACGACATCTACGTCAGCCAGTCCCAGATCCGTCGCTTCGGGCTCCGGCGGGGAGACTTCGTCGTCGGCCAGATCCGCCCGCCCAAGGAGACGGAGAAATACTACAGCCTCCTGCGGGTGGAGGCCGTCAACGGGCTGGACCCGGAGCAGGCCCGCCAGCGGCCGCGGTTCGAGGAGCTCACCCCCATCTTCCCGAACCAGATGTTCGATCTGGAGACGGACCCCAAGAACCTCACCACGCGGCTGATCAATCTGGTGGCTCCCATCGGGCGCGGGCAGCGCGGGCTTATCGTCTCGCCCCCCAAGGCCGGCAAGACCACTGTCCTCAAGAACATCGCCAACGCCATCTCCACCCGCTACCGCGACGTCCACCTGATGGTCGTGCTGGTCGGCGAGCGGCCGGAGGAAGTCACCGACATGGACCGCTCGGTGGAGGCCGAGGTGGTCCACAGCACCTTCGACGAGCCGCCGGAGAACCACATCAAGGTGGCCGAGCTGGCCCTGGAGCGGGCCAAGCGCATGGTGGAGGGGGGCAAGCATGTGGTGATCCTCCTGGACTCCATCACCCGGCTCACCCGAGCTTACAACCTGGTGGTGGAGCCCAGCGGCCGCACCTGGACGGGCGGGCTGGACCCGGCCGCCCTGTATCCGCCCAAGCGGTTCTTCGGCGCCGCTCGAAACATCGAGAACGGGGGCTCGCTCACCATCCTGGCCACCTGTCTGATCGACACGGGGAGCCGGATGGACGATGTGATCTATGAGGAGTTCAAGGGGACCGGCAACTGGGAGCTGCACCTCTCCCGCAAGCTGGCGGAGCGCCGCCTCTTCCCGGCCATCGATATTGAGCGCTCCGGGACGCGCCGGGAGGAGCTGCTGCTGGACCCGGACACCCTGGAGAAGGTGTGGCTGCTGCAGCGGATGATCGCCCGGATGATGGCCCCGCCTCCTGACGGCGGTGGTTACGACCTCACCCAGGTGATGGAATCCCTTCTGGGAGCCCTGGGCAAGACCCGCAGCAACGCCGAGTTCCTGGCCCGCATCAAGAAGGGCGACTGGAGCTGA
- a CDS encoding thiolase family protein has translation MREVVIVAAVRTPMGKYGGALKDVRPDDLAALVIREVVRRAGIDPGMVDEVYMGCANQAGEDNRNVARMAAILAGFPYHVAAVTVNRLCASGLTAVNLAARTIRCGEADVVVAGGVESMTRAPWVMPKAPVPFPRGNVTVYDTALGWRFPNPKMEAMFPLESMGETAENIAEEHPEITREEQDRFALLSHQRAVEAIRSGKFREEIVPVVIERPGQSPLVIDVDEGPRYRLENGEIVLDTDLERLSRLPPVFRKGGTVTAGNASGLSDGAAALLLMSAEKARALGLRPMARWIASAAVGVNPRVMGYGPVPAIRKLLERTGLTLDQIDLVEINEAFAVQTLACIKLLGLDLNKVNVNGGAIALGHPLGCSGARILTTLLYEMRRRRARYGIAALCVGVGQGEAALVEGIHS, from the coding sequence ATGCGGGAGGTGGTCATCGTCGCTGCGGTGCGGACGCCGATGGGCAAATACGGGGGGGCCTTAAAGGATGTGCGCCCGGACGACTTGGCCGCCCTGGTGATTCGGGAAGTGGTCCGGCGGGCCGGGATCGATCCGGGGATGGTGGACGAGGTCTACATGGGCTGCGCCAACCAGGCGGGGGAGGATAACCGCAACGTCGCCCGCATGGCGGCGATCCTGGCGGGCTTCCCCTACCACGTGGCGGCGGTCACGGTGAACCGGCTGTGCGCCTCGGGGCTCACCGCCGTCAACCTGGCGGCCCGGACCATCCGCTGCGGCGAGGCGGATGTGGTGGTGGCGGGCGGCGTGGAGAGCATGACGCGGGCGCCCTGGGTGATGCCCAAGGCCCCTGTCCCCTTCCCGCGGGGGAACGTCACCGTCTACGACACCGCCCTGGGGTGGCGGTTCCCCAACCCGAAGATGGAGGCCATGTTCCCCCTCGAGTCCATGGGCGAGACGGCGGAGAACATCGCCGAGGAGCATCCGGAGATCACGCGGGAGGAGCAGGACCGCTTCGCCCTGCTCTCCCATCAGCGGGCGGTGGAGGCTATCCGCTCCGGGAAGTTCCGCGAGGAGATCGTGCCGGTGGTGATCGAGCGACCGGGGCAGTCCCCTCTGGTCATCGATGTCGATGAGGGGCCGCGCTATCGCCTCGAGAACGGAGAGATCGTCCTGGACACGGATCTCGAGCGCCTCTCCCGGCTGCCCCCGGTCTTCCGGAAAGGGGGGACGGTGACGGCGGGGAACGCCTCGGGGTTGAGCGACGGCGCCGCGGCGCTGCTGCTGATGAGCGCGGAGAAGGCGCGGGCCCTGGGCCTGCGGCCGATGGCCCGCTGGATCGCCTCGGCCGCAGTCGGGGTGAACCCCCGGGTGATGGGCTACGGCCCGGTCCCCGCCATCCGCAAGCTGCTGGAGCGGACGGGTCTCACCCTGGATCAGATCGATCTGGTGGAGATCAACGAGGCCTTTGCCGTCCAGACCCTGGCCTGTATTAAGCTGCTGGGGCTGGACCTCAACAAGGTGAACGTCAACGGCGGGGCCATCGCCTTGGGGCATCCCCTGGGATGCAGCGGGGCCCGCATCCTCACCACGCTGTTGTATGAGATGCGCCGGCGCCGGGCCCGTTATGGGATAGCCGCCCTGTGCGTGGGCGTGGGCCAGGGGGAAGCGGCTCTGGTGGAGGGAATCCACTCATAG
- a CDS encoding anthranilate synthase component II, producing the protein MLLVIDNYDSFTYNLVQILGQLLREAGRTDVPLRVVRNDAVDLEDIMAMEPSAVVISPGPGRPEEAGITIPVIRALSGRTPLLGVCLGHQAIAAAFGGRVVRAGRLMHGKASPVLHQGDALFAGLPSPFMAGRYHSLLVAEPLPEPLMVTARTPEGEIMALRHRHHPTFGIQFHPESVLTPEGVRLLRNFLRIAGYLDPAPAISSGSLRGGGSR; encoded by the coding sequence ATGCTGCTGGTGATCGACAACTATGATTCCTTCACTTACAACCTGGTCCAGATCCTGGGGCAGCTGCTCCGGGAGGCCGGGCGCACGGATGTGCCCCTCCGGGTGGTCCGCAACGACGCGGTGGATCTGGAGGACATCATGGCAATGGAACCCTCAGCGGTGGTGATCTCGCCGGGGCCGGGGCGGCCGGAGGAGGCCGGCATCACCATCCCGGTGATCCGGGCCCTCAGCGGGCGGACGCCGCTTTTAGGGGTCTGTCTGGGCCACCAGGCCATCGCCGCCGCCTTCGGCGGCCGCGTGGTGCGAGCGGGACGGCTGATGCACGGCAAGGCCTCGCCGGTCCTCCACCAGGGGGATGCGCTCTTCGCCGGGCTGCCCAGCCCCTTCATGGCCGGCCGCTACCACTCCCTCCTGGTGGCCGAGCCCCTTCCGGAGCCCCTGATGGTCACCGCCCGCACCCCGGAGGGGGAGATCATGGCGCTGCGCCACCGCCACCATCCCACCTTCGGGATCCAGTTCCATCCCGAGTCGGTCCTCACCCCGGAGGGCGTGCGGTTGCTGCGGAACTTCCTGCGGATCGCCGGATACTTGGATCCGGCGCCCGCTATCTCTTCCGGATCCTTGAGGGGAGGAGGTTCGCGATGA